A stretch of the Malus sylvestris chromosome 10, drMalSylv7.2, whole genome shotgun sequence genome encodes the following:
- the LOC126585422 gene encoding glucose-1-phosphate adenylyltransferase large subunit 1-like isoform X2, with protein sequence MDSCCVALKNTHLRKPSGFCNGDSGFLGERVRGSFNNRLWANQLRTGKRKVKPGAVLAVLTSKDTEAVALQMPSLPRRRVDPKNVASIILGGGAGTQLFPLTIRSAIPAVPVGGCYRLIDIPMSNCINSNINKIFVLTQFNSASLNRHIARTYFGNGINFGDGFVEVLAATQTQGEAGMNWFQGTADAVRQFIWVFEDAKNRNVENVVILSGDHLYRMDYMDFVQSHVDRNADITISCAAVGDSRASDYGLVKIDSRGKIIQFAEKPRGADLKAMQADTKILGLSPQDARKSPYVASMGVYVFKTEVLLNLLRWRYPTSNDFGSEIIPAAVRDHNVQAYMFRDYWEDIGTIKSFYDANLALTEEIPKFEFYDPKTPIFTSPGFLPPTKIDNCRIADAIISHGCFLQDCSVQHSIVGERSRLNYGVEIKDSIMMGADYYQTESEIALLLADGKVPIGIGSNTKIWNCIIDKNASIGKDVMIVNKDGVQEADRPEDGFYIREGITVILEKATIRDGMVI encoded by the exons ATGGATTCTTGCTGTGTGGCTTTGAAAAACACCCATTTGAGAAAACCAAGTGGTTTCTGCAATGGTGATTCTGGGTTTTTGGGGGAGAGGGTTAGAGGGAGTTTTAATAACAGGCTTTGGGCTAATCAGTTGAGAACTGGCAAGAGGAAGGTGAAACCTGGAGCTGTTCTTGCTGTTCTTACCTCAAAAGACACCGAGGCTGTC GCTCTGCAAATGCCATCGTTACCTAGGCGGAGGGTGGACCCAAAAAATGTAGCTTCGATTATATTAGGAGGAGGTGCAGGGACTCAGCTCTTTCCTCTTACCATAAGATCAGCGATACCCGCG GTCCCAGTTGGAGGATGCTACCGGCTTATAGACATTCCAATGAGCAACTGCATCAACAGCAATATAAATAAGATTTTCGTACTGACGCAGTTTAATTCTGCTTCTCTCAATCGCCACATTGCTCGCACCTATTTTGGAAACGGTATCAACTTTGGGGATGGATTTGTAGAG GTGCTGGCAGCCACTCAAACGCAAGGGGAAGCAGGAATGAATTGGTTCCAAGGAACAGCAGATGCTGTGAGGCAATTTATATGGGTTTTTGAG GATGCCAAGAACAGGAATGTTGAGAATGTAGTGATTTTGTCTGGCGATCATCTTTATCGAATGGATTATATGGACTTTGTGCAG AGTCATGTTGATAGAAATGCCGATATTACAATTTCGTGTGCAGCAGTGGGTGACag TCGTGCGTCTGATTATGGATTGGTGAAGATAGACAGCAGAGGTAAAATCATCCAGTTTGCTGAAAAACCAAGGGGAGCTGATCTAAAAGCAATG CAAGCAGATACCAAGATTCTGGGATTGTCACCACAAGATGCCAGGAAAAGCCCCTATGTTGCATCAATGGGAGTTTATGTATTTAAGACAGAAGTTTTGCTAAATCTTCTGAGGTGGAGGTATCCGACATCCAATGACTTTGGATCTGAAATCATTCCTGCGGCAGTGAGAGACCACAATGTCCAG GCATATATGTTCAGAGACTACTGGGAGGACATTGGAACTATAAAGTCTTTCTATGATGCTAACTTGGCCCTTACCGAAGAG ATTccgaaatttgagttttatgatCCAAAGACACCAATCTTCACCTCTCCTGGATTCTTACCACCAACAAAGATTGATAACTGCCGG ATTGCAGATGCAATAATCTCACATGGATGTTTCTTGCAAGATTGTAGTGTCCAGCATTCAATTGTGGGTGAACGTTCACGATTGAATTATGGTGTCGAAATCAAG GATTCCATAATGATGGGTGCCGACTATTACCAAACTGAATCTGAAATCGCATTGCTGCTTGCAGACGGGAAGGTCCCAATTGGTATTGGAAGCAATACAAAGATTTG GAATTGTATAATTGATAAGAATGCGAGTATAGGGAAGGACGTAATGATCGTGAACAAGGAT GGTGTTCAAGAAGCAGATAGGCCAGAAGACGGATTTTACATTCGCGAGGGAATCACAGTTATTCTGGAGAAGGCAACAATACGAGACGGCATGGTTATATAA
- the LOC126585422 gene encoding glucose-1-phosphate adenylyltransferase large subunit 1-like isoform X1 — translation MDSCCVALKNTHLRKPSGFCNGDSGFLGERVRGSFNNRLWANQLRTGKRKVKPGAVLAVLTSKDTEAVSQALQMPSLPRRRVDPKNVASIILGGGAGTQLFPLTIRSAIPAVPVGGCYRLIDIPMSNCINSNINKIFVLTQFNSASLNRHIARTYFGNGINFGDGFVEVLAATQTQGEAGMNWFQGTADAVRQFIWVFEDAKNRNVENVVILSGDHLYRMDYMDFVQSHVDRNADITISCAAVGDSRASDYGLVKIDSRGKIIQFAEKPRGADLKAMQADTKILGLSPQDARKSPYVASMGVYVFKTEVLLNLLRWRYPTSNDFGSEIIPAAVRDHNVQAYMFRDYWEDIGTIKSFYDANLALTEEIPKFEFYDPKTPIFTSPGFLPPTKIDNCRIADAIISHGCFLQDCSVQHSIVGERSRLNYGVEIKDSIMMGADYYQTESEIALLLADGKVPIGIGSNTKIWNCIIDKNASIGKDVMIVNKDGVQEADRPEDGFYIREGITVILEKATIRDGMVI, via the exons ATGGATTCTTGCTGTGTGGCTTTGAAAAACACCCATTTGAGAAAACCAAGTGGTTTCTGCAATGGTGATTCTGGGTTTTTGGGGGAGAGGGTTAGAGGGAGTTTTAATAACAGGCTTTGGGCTAATCAGTTGAGAACTGGCAAGAGGAAGGTGAAACCTGGAGCTGTTCTTGCTGTTCTTACCTCAAAAGACACCGAGGCTGTC TCTCAGGCTCTGCAAATGCCATCGTTACCTAGGCGGAGGGTGGACCCAAAAAATGTAGCTTCGATTATATTAGGAGGAGGTGCAGGGACTCAGCTCTTTCCTCTTACCATAAGATCAGCGATACCCGCG GTCCCAGTTGGAGGATGCTACCGGCTTATAGACATTCCAATGAGCAACTGCATCAACAGCAATATAAATAAGATTTTCGTACTGACGCAGTTTAATTCTGCTTCTCTCAATCGCCACATTGCTCGCACCTATTTTGGAAACGGTATCAACTTTGGGGATGGATTTGTAGAG GTGCTGGCAGCCACTCAAACGCAAGGGGAAGCAGGAATGAATTGGTTCCAAGGAACAGCAGATGCTGTGAGGCAATTTATATGGGTTTTTGAG GATGCCAAGAACAGGAATGTTGAGAATGTAGTGATTTTGTCTGGCGATCATCTTTATCGAATGGATTATATGGACTTTGTGCAG AGTCATGTTGATAGAAATGCCGATATTACAATTTCGTGTGCAGCAGTGGGTGACag TCGTGCGTCTGATTATGGATTGGTGAAGATAGACAGCAGAGGTAAAATCATCCAGTTTGCTGAAAAACCAAGGGGAGCTGATCTAAAAGCAATG CAAGCAGATACCAAGATTCTGGGATTGTCACCACAAGATGCCAGGAAAAGCCCCTATGTTGCATCAATGGGAGTTTATGTATTTAAGACAGAAGTTTTGCTAAATCTTCTGAGGTGGAGGTATCCGACATCCAATGACTTTGGATCTGAAATCATTCCTGCGGCAGTGAGAGACCACAATGTCCAG GCATATATGTTCAGAGACTACTGGGAGGACATTGGAACTATAAAGTCTTTCTATGATGCTAACTTGGCCCTTACCGAAGAG ATTccgaaatttgagttttatgatCCAAAGACACCAATCTTCACCTCTCCTGGATTCTTACCACCAACAAAGATTGATAACTGCCGG ATTGCAGATGCAATAATCTCACATGGATGTTTCTTGCAAGATTGTAGTGTCCAGCATTCAATTGTGGGTGAACGTTCACGATTGAATTATGGTGTCGAAATCAAG GATTCCATAATGATGGGTGCCGACTATTACCAAACTGAATCTGAAATCGCATTGCTGCTTGCAGACGGGAAGGTCCCAATTGGTATTGGAAGCAATACAAAGATTTG GAATTGTATAATTGATAAGAATGCGAGTATAGGGAAGGACGTAATGATCGTGAACAAGGAT GGTGTTCAAGAAGCAGATAGGCCAGAAGACGGATTTTACATTCGCGAGGGAATCACAGTTATTCTGGAGAAGGCAACAATACGAGACGGCATGGTTATATAA